In Ahaetulla prasina isolate Xishuangbanna chromosome 6, ASM2864084v1, whole genome shotgun sequence, a single window of DNA contains:
- the RGR gene encoding RPE-retinal G protein-coupled receptor: protein MVNSAYPIPDGFTETEVFTIGTILLVEALFGFSLNVLTIVAFWRIKEIQTPGNFLVLNLALSDCGICINAFIAAFSSFLRYWPYGSDGCQIHGFQGFLTALTSINCAAAIAWDRYHQYCSRRKLQWNSVFSFGLFAWCFAGFWSAMPLLGWGAYDYEPLRTCCTLDYTKGDRNYITFLIPLVLFNFVIPIFIILMSYQSIDNKFRKTGQLKFNTGLPVKSLVLCWGPYSVLSIYAAVENVALVSPKILMIPALIAKTSPTMNAFIYALGNENYRGGLWRFLTGEKIEKPKTDDKIN from the exons ctCTGTTTGGATTCTCTCTGAATGTGTTGACCATTGTTGCTTTCTGGAGGATCAAGGAGATTCAAACCCCTGGCAACTTCCTGGTACTCAACCTCGCCTTGTCTGATTGTGGCATTTGTATCAACGCTTTCATCGCTGCTTTCTCCAGCTTCTTAAg GTATTGGCCCTACGGCTCTGACGGCTGCCAAATTCATGGCTTTCAAGGATTTTTAACCGCCCTAACAAGCATTAATTGTGCAGCTGCAATTGCATGGGACCGATATCATCAGTATTGCTCCA GGCGAAAGTTACAGTGGAATTCCGTATTCTCCTTCGGGCTGTTTGCTTGGTGTTTCGCTGGCTTTTGGTCTGCAATGCCCCTTTTGGGATGGGGGGCATATGATTATGAGCCTCTGAGGACCTGTTGCACTTTGGACTATACCAAAGGAGACAG AAATTACATCACGTTTCTTATTCCTCTGGTGCTGTTCAATTTTGTGATCCCAATTTTCATCATATTAATGTCCTATCAATCCATTGATAACAAATTCAGGAAAACAGGACAGCTGAAG TTTAATACTGGTTTGCCAGTGAAATCTTTGGTCCTTTGCTGGGGTCCATACTCAGTTTTAAGTATTTATGCTGCAGTGGAAAACGTGGCACTCGTCTCACCCAAAATCTTAATG ATTCCTGCTCTTATCGCCAAGACTTCCCCAACCATGAATGCCTTCATTTACGCCTTGGGGAATGAGAATTACCGAGGAGGATTGTGGCGGTTTCTCACAGGAGAAAAAATTGAGAAACCCAAAACtgatgacaaaattaattaa